In the genome of Erpetoichthys calabaricus chromosome 18, fErpCal1.3, whole genome shotgun sequence, the window GACGTGTCACGTGACTCGAGCTTCACCGCCTGACCCACTAGGGCAGTCCATGGCTGGCACTGGGCACAGCAGGAGCACGGAGCATCTGCCTTGGTCCCGGGTGGCCCATGATGGGCGCTCACATAAGTGAACAAAAGGAGCTTCAGGAGTTCGccatgtgtgaggatgacgcggGATTTCTGGAACATTCCTCAACAGCCAGGGCCTTCCTAAAATGTCAACTAAGCAGCCCCACGAAGGGGCCCCCTCGGTGACAGAGTGAGTGACGGAGTGACAGTGAGTGATGGGGTGAATGACTGAGTGACAGACTGAGTTTCAGGGTGAGTGACAGTGACAGAGTGAGTGACTGAGTTTCAGAGTGAGTGACTGAGTTCTGCCGCAGTCCCGGCTCGCTCTTCTTCTCGTTTCTTTCCCTTCCACAATCCATCCATGTTTCATGAATCAGCGAGGTGCTCAAACTCCATTTCACCTTCCTTGGCATCTGCCCCCAGAACATTGGACTTTCAGGGCCCTGAAGTGGGCAGGAGGTGGCACTGCCAATGGACTGCTCATCTGTAAGAGGTCACTTAATGAGCTCACCAGTGACAAAGGGTCTTGCTTTTCATGGGCGCTGCCCATTTTTCACAGTCGACTACGCCAGTAGGACTGGCGCTCCATGGCCATGTAGTGTCACCGGCTGCTCTGTCAATTGTCACATCAATTAAACCCGCTACCCTTTCTGGCACCTTGCTGCTCCTTTATTAACAAATGTGATAACATCTGCCACCTGGCACAGTGCTCTTTGGAGGTGGCCCACTGTTGGACCTTCTACATGTCACCTGGTGGCCTTGTACCTCCACGATGGCTGCTGTGCAGTGTTGCCTTCTTATGCCAGCCTGAGTTCCCTGACCCAGGTGGCACACCCAGAGCCCCGCCGCTTGTTTTGCTCTGCTAACTTGGCACATCTGCGGTCTCCTGTGAGATTTTCATTGGACGTTCTCGTGCTTTCATGCCCACAATGACTAAACTATTATGCTGCTGCCACTCAGTACACCAATGCCAGGCCGCTGGCCCTCTAGTGACCCGGCACCCCCTCCATAATCCCCCATTCATGAGGAGGGGTTTTCACTTTCGAATGCAGCTGTGGGGGATGTTCATTGGAGCGGAGGGGTCACACATGCCCATCAGGGTGGGCACCAAGAACACGAGGTGTGCAGCCCAGTTGTGGCACGTTGAATGCTCTCTAGGCTCCGCTTGGCTTTGGGCTGGTGACCTGGGGGCTGACAGAAGAAGCCCCCCAGCCTGCCCCCCCACACAAATCAGAAGACCACCAGGACAACAGCAAACCACATTTAATTGAGAACCAGAGATCAAATGAGGGGGATATGGACGACCGCGACACCATCAAACATTCAGTGACGAGGGAGAATGACACAAAGGACAAACGCGGACACAGAATGCCAACGCTGCGCCGCCCCTGCGGTCCGGAGACCACAACACGCTAAGACTACTGAAACTCCTATCATCGGTGGTCCCTTTGTGCCCGATGCCACCGCTCTTCTACTCCTCGCCGGTGGCCGCACTCGACTCTTTCAACTCCAGCAGGCCGTCCTTGTGCTTCACCAACTCTCGGTCAGATGGCACAACGTCCTTCCCATCGTCGACTCCCTCGAGGTCCAGCTCTTCGAAAGAGGAGCCGCTGGCCGCCGAGTCATTCGAGCCCTTGTCACTCTTGTCACTGAAGTTGTCTCCATCCTCCTGCTCCCGGTAGCTCACCAGTGGCGTCATGGAAGAGGCCACCGACGTCGCCAGCGAGGACCCCCGGCTGTCAGAGGCGGCATCTCGGTCAAAGGAACTCGTGTCACTCGCCGAATCGGCACCTTTGGGagacaaagagagaagaagaatataaaatggAGTTGGGCGCAAAACCCTCATGTCACCCTGTGACCAGCAGCAGGCGCCCTCGCCACTTTAACCACGGCGGGCCAATCAGCTGCGCTCATTGGTGACCTGCGCCCTGGGGACGTCGGTCCTCTTGTTACTGGCACACGATTTGTGGGGTCTCGTCTGTTTTATTCTTTAGTTACGTCGTTAATATCGTTGAGGTGAAGGGGGGCAGTGGGCATCGTGGGTGGTGCCAGCATCAGAGAGCGCCAGCTTCAAATTCCTGCCCGCTGCTGGGCACTGAGGGTTTTACATGAAGTTAGCAGGTGCCGTGTGGTGAGCACAGAGGGGGGTGAACTGGCATAGGCTGCCATCTCTCCTTTTGGGCTTGGCATGTCCACTGTTGTCCTTTCCATTCAATGGAGGGACCGCACTAGTGGGGGGCACTACAGGCCCGGAGACACCCAACCAGCCTGAGCTTCATGGGGCCACGAGGTGGGCAGATGGAATGTGCACTGCTGACCCCGCAGGTAAAACCTAGAGCTGGACTGGCATTGCCTTCAGTACGGATGGCATCCAAATGCCTCCATGGCTGACTGCCCCGTTTACGGCCTCTGCCATGTGACCAAACCCAAAGAGCAGTAGAAGGCAGGGCCGGGCATTTGCTCAGCTAAATGCCATCTGAGATGCCCTGCTGCACAGTCTGCCATCTTGCTCAGCTGGCGCTGATGTCTAAATGATATGTGATTATCTTGGAGGAGTTGCCCACTTGGACACGACGCGCATCTGAAGGAACAAAAGAGCGAgtgcctgcctgcccgcccgtGCCCGCCCGCCTCCACACGCGCCCTCTCGACTCATCCGGCACACATTTGTCAAATGCCTCCACATGCGGCCCCTCGACGGAACGTCCCCTGGAGCATCAACGACGTCAAAGGCTGACGCTCTGGCAGGAGGGGGGCCACCGTATAGAAAATGGGGTCAAAATGCACACCTGCTGCTGCCCcttggcccccccccccccaatcgaTCGGTGGTCCTCCTCCTTTGGTGTCCTTTAAACCTTCAAGAACCTTAAAGAGCCCCCCTAGCTGGAGGCTTAGTGCAGACTTGCCTTTGAAGGGGCACAGCGCCATGTGCTGCCCCCCATTGGTATTCTGTGGCCTCTGAGGCGTtgtctgccctctagtggcctggGAGGCACATTACAGGTTTACAGTAGTAACGGGTACACACTATGCCACCTGCCCACCCATCTCAGGCTTTGCATGGCACCCAGTTCTCATTGGGACCCCCGTCAAGCAGATCAAACTGAGGTTCCTCTCTCAAAGGCACGTGTGGAGCCCCCCCTGTGGTGGGTGTTTTTAGGCTGGTCAGTCTGGGCCCTGTGTAGTGCCAACCTGCCACAGCAAACACGTGATGGGATGGGGGTGGAGGGTGCAGGGCCGAGTTCTTCATTTGATGGGCACAGCAGTTGGTCACCCCCCAGTCCCACAGACAGAAGCCTCTAACCTCCACGAGGCAGACAAAGCGAGTGGCACAAACCCATGCCAAGGGCACACTGCTTCGCCTCCTGTTGCGTTACTCTGTACACTCTCAGAGCGGCCCACCGTCGGTAAGCTCAAGCTGAGGGGCTGCAGGACAACACACCTAAACACACATCAAGGCCCAAAGAGAACCTGAGGTGACTGTCAGGAGTGCCACCGGCGGGCCAAGAAGCCAAATGGGCACCATGTATTCCACCACTGCTGTTCATAAATCGACGCGGGTTGGCGTTTTGTGCTATGCCATCTAATGGCCGCCCTTGCTTTGCATGGTCAAGCTGGTGACATTAGCACACTAAACTTGGACCTGGCCTGATAAAGAGGGTTGTGCAGACTGGCATCGCTTGGGGACACAGTGGTGTCCATGTGGGCCTGTTGGGCACCCAGGAGCTCCTTTTCTGTGTTTTGCATTCTTTAAGGAAACTGAAAAGGCGCCACAAAATGCCATGGGTGTGGTGGCACTGCCACAAACCCCAACTTGGACATCATTTGTGGCAACCTAACCCACCGCTCCCTCCAAGGGGCACCAGAAGGACGAGATGAGCAGCAGTGCCCCACAAGCTCGTCCTTACGATTTCCCCTCCACCATGTAGCTGAGTGCCAGAGGTGCCAACTTCAATTTCAAACTCAATTCTACCTTAACAGATGGCGTGAACTTCAGACGTGCCAACGACGGCCTGCCAAGAACACGCGGTGAACAAATCGGACGACAACGCCCGACTATCGATTACTGAGGGGGAGCAGAAACCTCAGGGGGCACGCTTGGGAGGCGGGAGCCAGTTATGGCAGCGGGCAAACAAAGCCGTCAGTGTTGTACGGGGGTCGAGCCGCCACTGCCAGGCCTGGAATGAGCAGGTCAGCCAACACCCTGGGGTCCCGGCCCACCACTGGCGCTGTGCCACTTCTTCTTGCTCACATGTGGCTCTGTGACCTCGTGTTGCAATGTGCTGTGGGCAGTCCAGGGCCGGCTCGCCATTTTTGGGCGTCTGGAGTGGGACGTGTTGCCCATGAGCCCCCCCTTTGTCCTCCTCCACGTCATGTTGTGTTTGTCTTCCTCGTTTCTTCATCTTTCTCTCGTTTCACGCCGATTCTTCTGGGGTCAGCACAACGTCAAGCAGCAATCGGGGGCTTCCATCCTGGGAGCCGTCGTGGAGTCCAAGCTGGCAGCGAGTCCTGGGGGGGGGCAGTCCTGGGTCACTGGTCGGGGGGGCCACAGTGGACCCCTTCTTCCACCAGTCACTGATGGGGGTTTTCCGAGGGCTCATTTTAGGTGACGGGGGCTTTGGTCCAAACCAtcaatccagagggtctcccgaGCACTGCAGCCTGCTCCAAACTTCTGGTACCCACGTGCTGAAGCGTAGCTCCTGGTCAGACCCCACAAGTGCCACTAAACCCGTGGGGGTCCCAGGTTCGCCTTCCTCCTGGAGCTGTAACTCCCCCAAATGACCCCCATCTCATCCGCTCCTCATTAAGAATTCCGTCTTGGACCAAACCGAGAAAAGTGCCCCGGAGCCGCGGTAGGTGAACACGTGAAGCCTGGCATCTCTCCGCGCTTGGCAAAGTCACACGGCCACCAGGGCCTACCCCACGCCGCTGGGTCCTTCTATGGGCGTCATGCCATACCTTGGGGGTCCCGCTGTGCAGACTGCACTCGTCATCATTCTGGGACGTCACTCGTCCATCAGACCAAGTGGCACCCCAAGTACGGGGGGAGAGCAGACATTCACTCAGATGCACTGAGCTGGCGGTCCCGCTAAGACCCTCTCTCTCCAGTTGTAAATTCATGAAATGCTGTCTGGCTGAACTGGCCACGGGGGCATCGCTCCCCCTTCCCAGCATGAAAACCCATCAAGAAATCAGGGAAGACCCCAACTGATCGCTAGAATTCGGATTCTGAGGGGCAGGCGCCTACTGTGGTCGCCGTGCAGCGGGACAAAGACAGAAACGTGGCAAGTCCCTTCCGCGGGTTCCCTGGCACTTTCTTCTTGGTTTGTTTTTCCGCTAAAGACCCCCAGACTGGGCCACTGCTCATGCTATGCACACGAATCCCACCCAGGGTGAACCCGGTCATCCAGAGGATTCCCCAgaccagcccaccttcttccattgctccatggccCACTGTTGATGGTGGGCACTCTTTGTGTGTTCGGACCCCCTTCTCAGCAGCTCCTGTTGCCGGCTGGTCCTTCTTTTATCCCCTGTCGGTGGGTACTGCCCACTGCACAAGGCCAGTCGTCCAGCCATCCCAGTTTGTCCCCCTCCAGAACTGGCTGTTCAGCTGCTGCCTAAAATACGTCACCCACCAGGTGCCACAGTGACGAGGGGTGTCATTCACGTCACCTGCCAGCGGTTTTACTGTTGGCGCCGATCGGAGTAAACAAACAAGAGAGGACGAGGGGGCTCAGGGGAAATGCAAGGATAATGAAATGCGCGGACCATCAGTCAGTGACTTGAAACGAAGTGACACTTCATAGCCTGAGACCCCGTGTGTTATTGAATGAGGCCATCGTGGTGGCCAAAGCAGAGAAATGGCGGACCCTGAGGCGGGCGCCGCTTCGCTTGATTCTTCCCGACACGGATACAAAACCGGAGGCGACATCCTGAGACAGGCGCCAACCCTGGGCCTCGTGTTTATTCATGAAGCCCTCCGCTGCGTGCCACATCGCAACGTGAATGCAGCCTGGCACCGGTGCTCACCCTGTGTGCCAACTGTGGAGGACCCAGGAGATGGCGAAAGGGACCACCTGACTCAGCGGGGTGCAAAGTCACAGCCTGGTCATCTCTGAAGAGGGAATGAGACGTGGCAGCCTCAGCCCGCGCCAGTCCGTCTGCTGCAATTGGCTACCCACAATGCCCCGCCAGGCACCTTGAATGAAGGCCAGCAGCAGACGTCAGCTGACCGGTTTGCCATTTTGCCTTCCAGGGCCCGTGAAGAACTTTCTGAGCCTTCTGTAACAGCTTGGCAAGGGCAAGGAGAGCCCCTTGTCCACATGGCATAGTCAGATGTGCCCAGGCAAGTTTGGGGTCTGCCGACCACGGAGTACGTGGGGATGAGGAGGAAGCGCAAATCCCACCAAACTGGTGCAGTGGGTTCAAGGCCTACTGGCAGACTAAGAGGAGCCGGGGGTCCACAGCAAGGCTGCCCGGGTGGTGTGGAGGTCTGTGCCCGACTTTCTCACTGCCTTTGGTAAATCAGCTGAGGCTTGCGCTGCTGGCACTTCAACAGCAGGGGGCAGAATGCCCTCTGCGGTGAGCGAGAAGGCGGTCAGAGTCGGAGTTGGCGTGGCCTTTGAGTGACAGAAGAAGCTGAAAGACACGACGACGCTAAAGTCACCTGAGGCCCGGCGGGTCCTTGTCACTCAGCCGCCAGTCACAAACTGCTCTCCCTCTTCACGGCTCCCACGTCACTTCGCCCCAACTGACCGCTTCCCTCTCAATGACCAGGGCCACCATCTACGCCCGTAACTGTGCTGGTCAGGATGGGCAACCACCACCGGTGCCAGTGGCTTACCCTGACAACCCGGGCACTCGTTACCTGTGATGTCAGTGCGTCGGTCGTCATCCACGATGTCCTTCAGCTGCTTCTCCGCTTCTCTCACCTCGGGCACATAAAAGTCATCCTGCCTGGCCAGCGGGCACACGTAATAGATGAGCTCCCCATGGTATATCTCAAGGAAGGGATGGGCACACAACTTccgctcctttaaaaaaaaaacacaagcgtTAGGAAGATGGCGCCTCCCACGCGTCCCACCCACACGTTTCATTTGAACCAATTTTGCTCCAAAAGTGACAAAACAACCCCGAAAGGGGCATGAGAGTGACAAAGATGAGTGGCCCGGGCACCAATGAGGCACACACCAAGTCACCTGTGCCACTGTGGCATAGACTCTCAACtttgagcaaaaacaaaaaaggaaggaaGGAGCACAGGATGGCAGCGGCGGGTGGAAGGGGTGCCCCCTTAAGAAGGTCGAGGCCACAGATCGGCGtttcataaatttaaataacACAACGACGCCATGGGGGCAGCCAGTATGGCAGTGGCACCATCAGCTGGTCATCACCACACATATCACACACTGAGCCCCTGTCCCCAGCAAACTCAGCGGGCACCATGTGCCAACAGCGGGGAGCTGCACGGAGGTCAAATCTCAAGCAGACCAAAGATGGGAATCATAGTGGATGCTGAACCCCTGGCTGGCGCTGCCCATGTGGTGGGGTTACGCTGTAaaagtgagaaaataaaaatggtgacACGACATTGTGTGCCAACCACATAGAACATGAGACCACCTCTGCACCCCCAACCCCACATGCCATCGAGTCAGTTGATCTGAAGAGCAGCAGCCGGCAGCCACCTTGTTTTAGTGACAAAAGGGACAGTTTGGGACATGTCACATTGTAGTAAAAAGAGCAGCCGTGTATGTGTGAGCTGCCAACTGGGACCCCGACAGCATTAATACAAAGTGCACCTTGGCAGAGTCCCACCGCAGCCTAAGACCCCGCCACATCTCCACTGATGCCCGCACGCCTGCCAgagatttacacacacacaccctgccACGGGTCTATCGGAACATCAGCCCGTTGTGCCCACGTCGAGCTGGATCAGTTAAGGGGGCGGCCACCCCAGAGCTgagtggggtgccagtccactgccaCGCATTGAGCCTTCACTTTCACTCACTGCCCACGAGTGGCCAACTGCTGCGCTGCTCTCATCTCCAAACACCCTTTGTGTGCCAGGCTCTCCAAGGGGGCACGTGCCCTGTAGTCACTTCTCATCCTTGAATGGCGCAGGACATCCCAACACAAGTCACCATACTGAAGTCAGAGTCATCCTTTGTCCCAGTGGAACAATTCTAGAGGCAAAGGGGCCAACAGGATGGCAAGATGACCCACCACAGGAAGAACTGGGGCACAGGGGGCTCTTAGGTGGCGCAGTCTCTCTGGTCCATCTGCTGGAGGGCAGCATAGGGTTGTCCCTTTAAGGGAATGGGCATGCAGGTGGCCTGAGAGATGGCACCGGCTCACCAGATGAGATCAGAGACAGCCCTGGCATTGTGCCTGGCAGCATAGGTACAGGTGTCCTTGACTGTGGGACAAAGGTGAAGGACCACCCAATAAGGTCCACACCCAAGTCAGGGCAGGGAGGACAGCAGCGGGTGACAGTTCATGGGCAGTGGGGAAAGATGGGCACCATGAGAGAGAGGCGGGTGGCCTGGTGGGCATTAGGGAGAAAGGGGTTCAAAGCAAGCCGGTCATTTTACTTTGGACTTTCTGTGTAGCCCGCCTTTCAACCCCCTTGGCCTAACTAAGATGGCATCCAGTTTGGAGAATCAAACCTGCCACGTGCCAGTCCATCCTGGGAGGGTGTGGAGCAGAGTTACCTGAGCACGGGCGCCACCAGGGTGACAGAGGAGGGCACTGTGGTCCTGCTGACGGCTCCGGTGGGAGAGCCAATAGACTGGGGGGGCATTCCACTCTGCTTAACAGACGAAACCCAGCTGACAGAATCTGTTGGCAGGAGAGATGCCCAGCGGACATGAGAGGACCATGTGAGCCCAAAGAGCATGGCATTGGTAGCTCATGGGCATGTTGTTCAATGAGACCATCCAACAAGGCTCGGGGTGCCCATTCCATGAGGTTTGGTGGTCTGCAGAACGATGTCCTAAAAAATCAAACCTTGACTTTGGTGCCCCTTGGCCAGACATGGGTTCAAGCCCTGATCTGGCTCTGTGTCCAACTGGCGACGCCAACCTGATCTCACAGTAAGGGAGAATGGATTTCACCAGTGCATTGTCCAGTGCCAGTGTGTGTGCAAACACAATCCCCTGAGTCATGGCAAAGAGTGGCGAAGAACAGGGCTGGCACCGCTGCCAGGCAGACGCTTTGACGGCTTCATCAAGTGAGATAAtaagaggagcagcggctctaatgAGCCCCTGAAAAGGCAAAGGACAGATTGGCACATAAAAGTGCCCGGCTGTGGCACCCTGGGACTTCACATGTCAGAGTGGCATCAG includes:
- the LOC114669049 gene encoding testis-expressed protein 264 homolog isoform X2, encoding MSDLLLLALISLLLATLLASVLGLAVYSGLGAEVAIRTGSPPVKSITVAYKFRRGPYKECGALFTESCSIGPRLRSIGVFYDDPKQVPAEKCRYIVGSILSEGEETPSDELVRLYEKFGFKMFSFPEVTHVVMTAFPFRTFLSLYLAIRRVYPALEGYIKERKLCAHPFLEIYHGELIYYVCPLARQDDFYVPEVREAEKQLKDIVDDDRRTDITGADSASDTSSFDRDAASDSRGSSLATSVASSMTPLVSYREQEDGDNFSDKSDKGSNDSAASGSSFEELDLEGVDDGKDVVPSDRELVKHKDGLLELKESSAATGEE
- the LOC114669049 gene encoding testis-expressed protein 264 homolog isoform X1, whose translation is MSDLLLLALISLLLATLLASVLGLAVYSGLGAEVAIRTGSPPVKSITVAYKFRRGPYKECGALFTESCSIGPRLRSIGVFYDDPKQVPAEKCRYIVGSILSEGEETPSDELVRLYEKFGFKMFSFPEVTHVVMTAFPFRTFLSLYLAIRRVYPALEGYIKERKLCAHPFLEIYHGELIYYVCPLARQDDFYVPEVREAEKQLKDIVDDDRRTDITGNECPGCQGADSASDTSSFDRDAASDSRGSSLATSVASSMTPLVSYREQEDGDNFSDKSDKGSNDSAASGSSFEELDLEGVDDGKDVVPSDRELVKHKDGLLELKESSAATGEE